In Spinacia oleracea cultivar Varoflay chromosome 5, BTI_SOV_V1, whole genome shotgun sequence, a single window of DNA contains:
- the LOC110782314 gene encoding chymotrypsin inhibitor I, A, B and C subunits — protein MSSCQGTMPGCQGKKSWPELVGKDGNEAAEIIKSENCFVKQTPVLPEGSPVTLDFRCDRVRVFVDACGKVVQTPVIT, from the exons ATGTCATCCTGCCAAGGAACCATGCCCGGCTGCCAAG GGAAGAAATCATGGCCAGAACTAGTTGGAAAAGATGGGAATGAGGCAGCAGAAATAATCAAATCCGAAAATTGTTTCGTGAAGCAGACTCCCGTCCTACCAGAGGGTAGCCCTGTTACTTTGGACTTCAGGTGTGACCGTGTTCGGGTTTTTGTTGATGCATGTGGAAAGGTGGTTCAGACTCCCGTCATCACATAA
- the LOC110784113 gene encoding glu S.griseus protease inhibitor-like: protein MSSCQANMSCQGKKSWPELVGKDGNEAAEIIKSENCFVKQTPVLPEGSIVTADFRCDRVRVFVDSCGKVVKTPVIT, encoded by the exons ATGTCATCCTGCCAAGCAAACATGTCCTGCCAAG GGAAGAAATCATGGCCAGAACTAGTTGGAAAAGATGGGAATGAGGCAGCAGAAATAATCAAATCCGAAAACTGTTTCGTGAAGCAGACTCCCGTCCTACCAGAGGGTAGTATAGTTACTGCAGACTTCAGGTGTGACCGTGTTAGGGTTTTTGTTGATTCATGTGGAAAGGTGGTCAAAACTCCCGTCATTACTTAA
- the LOC110784102 gene encoding chymotrypsin inhibitor I, A, B and C subunits-like gives MSSCQGTMPGCKGKKSWPELVGKDGNEAAEIIKSENCFVKQTPVLPEGSPVTLDFRCDRVRVFVDACGKVVQTPVIT, from the exons ATGTCATCCTGCCAAGGAACCATGCCCGGCTGTAAAG GGAAGAAATCATGGCCAGAACTAGTTGGAAAAGATGGGAATGAGGCAGCAGAAATAATCAAATCCGAAAACTGTTTCGTGAAGCAGACTCCCGTCCTACCAGAGGGTAGCCCTGTTACTTTGGACTTCAGGTGTGACCGTGTTCGGGTTTTTGTTGATGCCTGTGGAAAGGTGGTTCAGACTCCCGTCATCACATAA